GACCTCGCCTCGGTGCCCGAGCACGGCACGGCGCTGCCCATCTCCTTCGCACGCATGCTCATCAGCGACCACATTCACGGTGTCTCTGCCGGGAGGACCACTGCTCCGTCCTCGTCGATCTCAAGGCTCAGGTGTTCGGCCAGGAACTCGAGGCGCCGCTCCCAGAAGTCGATCACATTGGGCCGCTTGGAGATCACATGCCCTTCACCGCCGTACAAGCGGTACTCGACCGGCTTCTGGAGTCGCTCCAACGCGACGAAGATAGCCTCGGAGGGCACCAGATCGCCGTCATGCTCGCCCTGTCCGATCAGAAGCGGGGTGTCGATGCGGTCGAAAGCGAACAACGGTGAGTTCTCCCGGTAGCGCTCGGGAAACTCCCACATGCTGCCCCCCATGTGGCCCTGGCCCTGCTCGTAGTATCCCGGGCGATGCACCCCCCCGACGTAGGCCGCGAACAGATCCGGGTGAGTGACCGCGGCCGTAATCACTGCGGCCTTGAAACGGTGTGTCCGCGTGATGATGCCGAGGACGTTGTACGCGCCGTAGCTCTGGCCCATGAGCGCGAGCCGCCCGGAGTCGGCGTAGCCTTGATCGATCACGGCGTCCACGCCCGTCATCACGGACTCCATCACATCCTTGATCGGCGACCCCACGCGGATCGGCGCATTGGGGAAGAAGACGGCGTAACCCCTGGTGGCGAGCACATGCATGTTGAACGCCGGGTAGCCCGCCAGCCCGAACTGGTTGACGGAGTCTGAGCCGCGACGGGCATACCTTGAGCCGTGAACACCTCCGTAGACCCACACGACGAGGGGCAACCGCTCGCCCTCCCGGTATCCGGGAGGAAGCAGGAGTGACCCGGCCAGCGGCGCGCCGTCTCGGCTCTGCCACTCGATGAGCCTGGCGGAGCCCAACTCGTAGCGTTGCAGTCCCGGATTGATCCGGGACCGCTGGCTGGACGCTCCAGTACGCGTGTCGAACGTCCAGATGTCCTCCAGGTGCTTCTGGTCGGTGGAGACGAAGGCAAGCTCGCCGGTCTCGGTGTTCGCATCGACGTTCAGGATCCCCGAGTACAACTTCCGCTCGGTAAGCGAGGCGCGGCTCGCGCCGGAGATGCGATCGACGGCAAAGATCCCGGATTCCCCGCCGCTCTCGGTGCGTGCGATGACCCAGAGAGTCCGACCTCCATCGGTGGTCCAGGCAGTCTCGTCATGCGGACCGGCTACGATGACCCCAATCCGCCAACCTGGAATGTCGGTCAGGCGGCGGAGCGAGCCGGTGCCGAGCGAAACCTCCCACAGGTCGCCGTCACCGACCCCGTACACCCGCTCCCCGGCCGAGTCCCACAGGGGCCTCAAGTAGCCTTGGCCTGGCACAAGGCTCGGTACATGCGCTTCACCGATCTCGGTGACGTTGCCGTCGGCGATGGAAGCAACCATCAGCCGTCCAGGTTCGCCGGCGGCAGCCGCAGCGAAGGCGGATCGTCCCGCCGGGAACCACGCGACATGGCGGTTGTCCGGCGACCAGCTCCATTCGATGCCATAACGGAGCCGCACATTGGTGCCAACAGTCCGCGTCCAGCCGGTGGCAACTTCGTGGACGATCAAATCGAAGTTGGTCTGCTCGCTCGCTGGCTCGCGTCCCTTCTCCACGGTGTATGCAACGTGCCGCCCGTCCGGGGAGAAGGCCCAGTCCCATATCGCCTTGCGCTCGACGAGCCTTGTCACCTCCCCGCTCAAACTGACCACCCCCAAATCCCCTTCGTCGAGAAGGTCGCCGGTGGGCGGAAGGCGTTCGGACGGCGGTTCCACGTCGGGAGGATCGATCGACTCGATCGGGGCATCGACGCGCCGCACCCATACAGAGGGCGCATCCGGCCCCGTGTCCGGAAAGCGGGAGGGAGTGGCTCCGGGAACCGGACTATCCACACCGTTGGCGCCGGCTATCGACTCGCCAGTTGGCAGGATCTTGACGAGGATTGCGTTGCCGTCAGGATTCCATCGCGGCATCTCAAATCCGAAGTACGACAGCACGACCACGCTGCCCAGGCGCTCGGCCCGGCGCGCGCTTGCATCCCAGATCCAAAGAGCGGCCTCGCCACCCTCGTCCGAGAAAAAGGCCACCGACTTGCCGTCCGGCGACCAGACTCCCGCCCAACTGGAGCTGTGCTCGCCACCTAGTCGTATCGACTCGGAATCCGCGAGCCTGGTCACCGTCGCCTCCATGCGGGGCCCCCCCGGCACGGTCTCATCCGTCTCCACCGTGTGGGCGATCCAGGCTCCGTCAGGCGAGAAGTTGATCGACGAGCGTGCGTGGTGGCCGTGCACGGAGACTGCGATCTCGAGCGGCAGTGGCTCCCGGATTCGCGTCCGCGTCGATTGAGCCAGGACCAATGACGCGGCGCTGGTGAGGGCGATCGTCGCGATCAGCACAGAGCCCACAACACGAGCGCTTCTCCTACGAGGACCATCCGTTCGTTGAATCACGCTGAATCTCCTGGGCTAGCGAAGCGTCGTCAGGTACTCGACCAGATCGATGAGTTCTTCGACCGTCATCTGGCTCGAGAGATCGGAGGGCATGATCGACACCGACTGCGGTACGACGCTCTCTACCTCCGCGCGCTCGTACTCGGTGACGACGCCGCCCTCGGTTCTGACGATCAGACGACTGTCGGTCTCCGAGACCAGCATCCCGACCACGGACTCGCCGTTCGCGAGCTCGAACAGGTGGGGCGCGTAGGTCGGCGAAACCGAGGCGCTCGGATCGAGAATCGACTCGTAGAGGCCCTTCTTGGCCAGCTTGGCGCCGATCGTCGAGAGATCCGGGCCGTACTCGGTGCCGTGGCCCGCAACGATGTGACACTCGCCGCAGGTCGCCGAGGCGAAGACCTCGCGGCCGCGGTCGACGTCGCCGAGAAGGACGAGCAGGTCGGTCATCTGCGGCAACGGCTCGGGGCTCTTCGTCGACGGCAGCGGGTACACCACCGCGGCGCGCTCCCGGACGGGAACCTGCATCACGCTCGAGAGCGCCGCCCCCGCGACTTCGTGCAGCTCTTCGGGCAGCTTCCGCTGCTCGCCCAGTTCCACCAGCCGCTCCGCGCCCGCCCTGGTTCTCGCCAGTCCGCGCACCGCCTGGTCGCGAGGTCCCCAGTCGAGAGAGTCGCCGAGCGCCGCGGCCTCGAGGTGGGCGACCGCCCCGGGTTCACGCGAGCGACCGAGGGCTTCGACCAGCTTCGCCGCCTCGGCACCCGCAGCGCCGGCGAGAAACGACTCGATGACGTCGTGTCGGCCGCCGGCCAGCAGAGCACTGACCGCCGCCTGTCCGACCGCCTCGGCGCCATGCCGGGCGGCAATCCCGGCCAGCTTCGGAAAGTGGGCATCGAGCTCGTAGCGACTCACGAGGCGCACGAAGGGGCCCGCTGCCACATCCGTACTGAGAAGCGTAGAGAGCGCCGAGGCGACCTCGGGGTCGTTCTCCAGATCGATGCGCTCCAGACGCACCGCCGCCTCGCTGGCGATGAACGCGGCCGCCGGACCCGCATCCCCTGCCGCATCGAGAAAGACACGCCGGAGGGCGTCTTCCTTCGCCGCACTCTCCGCCTGGAAGTCGAAGGCGCGGAGGTAACGGGCGGCATCCGAGGCGTCGAGGTCAACGTCCGCCAGAATCCTCCGCAGAAGCGCCGGCGTCGCGGCGGCCCGCGACCTCCAGATCAGATCGCGGCCGGCGGCGGCGTTCCACTCGTCGCCCGCCCTCGCGAGCCAGGCGGCGAGCAGCTCGTCCCAGCGATCCGCGGCCGCGATGCCGAGCGCCTCCAGATACCACCGGTCTTCGCCGTCGTGGCGCAGGGCAAGCCGGGCCCACAGGTCGGCAGCGGCCTCGACCTCGTTGCCCCGCAGCGCCAGGGCGACCTCACGGCGCACCTGCGGCGAAGCATCGGCGGCGGCCTGTTCCAGCACCCGCTCGAGTCCCGTCTCCAACTGGCGCGCCGCTCGCACCGCCACGACCCGGATGTCCTCGTCGTCATCGGCCAGCGCACGCTCGATCCACAACGGGCCGCGACCGTTGATCCTGCTGAGCAGCCAGAGGGCGCGGGCCCTGAAGACCGCCCGGTCGGACTCGAAGAGCCCGGCGAGCGCCTCCTCCGCATCGCTGCCCATGGCACGCAATGCCTGCCAGGCGCCGAACCGGGCATCGGCATTGGGACTCTCCAGCGCCTCCACCGCGCCCGCGGCCGTCGAGAAGTCGTACTCGGACCCTTGGCTGCGATGACCGGGCGGCGCGAGGCGGAAGACGCGTCCCCGATCGAGATCGGCCTGACGGTTCCAGCCGACGACCGGGTCGTACCAGTCGCTGACGTAGACCGCTCCGTCGGGAGCCACGGCGACGTCGACGGGCCGGGCCCAGCGATCCTCGCCGCCGAGCAGCGGCACCATCTCCCCGCTCCAGCCGGCGCCCGTCTTCTCGGTGGCGACCCCGCGCACTACCCCGGGACCGGCGTCGGCGTGCAGGGGTCGGTCCCAGTAGACGTCGGGCAGCAGCCGCCCCTCGTAGACCGTGATGCCGGCGGGCGAGCCGGCACCGAGGTACACCGAGTTGGGGACGACTCCCGGATCGTTCTGATGCCAGTGCCTCTCCCAGGAGATGTCGCTCTGCCCGGTCCGGGGCTGGGCCCAGGCGGCCGCCGTCATCTCGTCGCGGTAGCCGTAGTTGCCGTACTCCATGACGTAGTTGATCCGCACGCCGCGGTAGCCGTCGTCGTCGTTGTCCGACTGCCAGAGATTGCCGAACGAGTCGACGGCGACCTCGTAGTTGTTGCGGAAGTTGTGACCCAGGACCTCGAAGTCGCTGCCGTCGGGGTTGCAGCGAAAGACCATGCCTCCCAGGTAGTGCGGCTCGATGTCGTCGAACTCGCCCGGACGGAATCGCGTGACGCGGCGCTGGGCGACCGGCAGACCGAAGCGGTCGTACACGAGCCGGCCCCGCGCATCGTGCACGTACATGCCGGCGTTGCCCATGTTCCAGTAGTACTTGCCGTCGGGTCCGAAGACGAAGGAGTGCGTGGAGTGGTCGTTCTGGGCGAGGCCGGTCCGCGTGAACAGCGACTCCTTCGAGTCGGGAAGGTCGTCGCCGTCCTCGTCCGTGAAGACGATCACTTCGGGCGCCGCGGTCACGATGACCTGGTTCCCCAGCACCGCGATGCCGAGCGCGGCGTCGATGTCGCGACCCTGGTAGAAGACCTTGGCCTGGTCGGCGACGCCGTCACCGTCGGCATCGTCGAGGATCAGGATGCGATCGCCCTCCGGACGCTCGTCGTTCTCACCGTGTTCGCGGTAGTTCATGACGTCGATGACCCACACGCGGCCGTGGCGGTCGACGTCGAGGTTGGTCGGGCTCGCCAGGAGCGGTTCGGAAGCGAAGAGGATCGCTTCGACGCCCGGCGGTGTCCGGCGCAAGGCCGTACCGCTAGTCGGATCACGCACGCTGTCCACGGCCGCTGGCGCCGGCGCGTCGACGGCGGTTCGCGGGCCTCCGAACCCGAGCAGCGGAGCCGGTCTCAACGCCTCCTCGAGCACCGCTTCGTTCATCCCGGCCAGCTCCACCACGGGGTCTCGCGTAAGCGTGGCATCGCGGAAGCGGACCTCCTGC
Above is a window of Acidobacteriota bacterium DNA encoding:
- a CDS encoding prolyl oligopeptidase family serine peptidase, with the translated sequence MGSVLIATIALTSAASLVLAQSTRTRIREPLPLEIAVSVHGHHARSSINFSPDGAWIAHTVETDETVPGGPRMEATVTRLADSESIRLGGEHSSSWAGVWSPDGKSVAFFSDEGGEAALWIWDASARRAERLGSVVVLSYFGFEMPRWNPDGNAILVKILPTGESIAGANGVDSPVPGATPSRFPDTGPDAPSVWVRRVDAPIESIDPPDVEPPSERLPPTGDLLDEGDLGVVSLSGEVTRLVERKAIWDWAFSPDGRHVAYTVEKGREPASEQTNFDLIVHEVATGWTRTVGTNVRLRYGIEWSWSPDNRHVAWFPAGRSAFAAAAAGEPGRLMVASIADGNVTEIGEAHVPSLVPGQGYLRPLWDSAGERVYGVGDGDLWEVSLGTGSLRRLTDIPGWRIGVIVAGPHDETAWTTDGGRTLWVIARTESGGESGIFAVDRISGASRASLTERKLYSGILNVDANTETGELAFVSTDQKHLEDIWTFDTRTGASSQRSRINPGLQRYELGSARLIEWQSRDGAPLAGSLLLPPGYREGERLPLVVWVYGGVHGSRYARRGSDSVNQFGLAGYPAFNMHVLATRGYAVFFPNAPIRVGSPIKDVMESVMTGVDAVIDQGYADSGRLALMGQSYGAYNVLGIITRTHRFKAAVITAAVTHPDLFAAYVGGVHRPGYYEQGQGHMGGSMWEFPERYRENSPLFAFDRIDTPLLIGQGEHDGDLVPSEAIFVALERLQKPVEYRLYGGEGHVISKRPNVIDFWERRLEFLAEHLSLEIDEDGAVVLPAETP
- a CDS encoding DUF1080 domain-containing protein, whose translation is MIRYAPALLVVLLTAAAAVAPAAWAEDLFAGADLETWRGSPELWRFENGELIGLATERVPRNEFLYAPEPVGDFHLSVEVKLVPNRLNAGIQFRSSRLENGHAVGYQADIGLGVWGRLYHEYGRGQLDWTDAGERHVRPGEWNRYEILAVGHRIWTAINGRLSVATLDEAGELEGLLAFQIHSGPPQEVRFRDATLTRDPVVELAGMNEAVLEEALRPAPLLGFGGPRTAVDAPAPAAVDSVRDPTSGTALRRTPPGVEAILFASEPLLASPTNLDVDRHGRVWVIDVMNYREHGENDERPEGDRILILDDADGDGVADQAKVFYQGRDIDAALGIAVLGNQVIVTAAPEVIVFTDEDGDDLPDSKESLFTRTGLAQNDHSTHSFVFGPDGKYYWNMGNAGMYVHDARGRLVYDRFGLPVAQRRVTRFRPGEFDDIEPHYLGGMVFRCNPDGSDFEVLGHNFRNNYEVAVDSFGNLWQSDNDDDGYRGVRINYVMEYGNYGYRDEMTAAAWAQPRTGQSDISWERHWHQNDPGVVPNSVYLGAGSPAGITVYEGRLLPDVYWDRPLHADAGPGVVRGVATEKTGAGWSGEMVPLLGGEDRWARPVDVAVAPDGAVYVSDWYDPVVGWNRQADLDRGRVFRLAPPGHRSQGSEYDFSTAAGAVEALESPNADARFGAWQALRAMGSDAEEALAGLFESDRAVFRARALWLLSRINGRGPLWIERALADDDEDIRVVAVRAARQLETGLERVLEQAAADASPQVRREVALALRGNEVEAAADLWARLALRHDGEDRWYLEALGIAAADRWDELLAAWLARAGDEWNAAAGRDLIWRSRAAATPALLRRILADVDLDASDAARYLRAFDFQAESAAKEDALRRVFLDAAGDAGPAAAFIASEAAVRLERIDLENDPEVASALSTLLSTDVAAGPFVRLVSRYELDAHFPKLAGIAARHGAEAVGQAAVSALLAGGRHDVIESFLAGAAGAEAAKLVEALGRSREPGAVAHLEAAALGDSLDWGPRDQAVRGLARTRAGAERLVELGEQRKLPEELHEVAGAALSSVMQVPVRERAAVVYPLPSTKSPEPLPQMTDLLVLLGDVDRGREVFASATCGECHIVAGHGTEYGPDLSTIGAKLAKKGLYESILDPSASVSPTYAPHLFELANGESVVGMLVSETDSRLIVRTEGGVVTEYERAEVESVVPQSVSIMPSDLSSQMTVEELIDLVEYLTTLR